Proteins encoded together in one Geothermobacter hydrogeniphilus window:
- a CDS encoding phosphoribosylaminoimidazolesuccinocarboxamide synthase: MPKILLQSDCPTLKLASRGKVRDIYDLGEHLLIVTSDRISAFDVIMDQGIPDKGIVLTQISKFWFEQMKDLVPNHIVSTEVDEFPVSARAYREQLEGRSMLVKKAAPLPIECIVRGYVSGSGWKDYQAHGAICGIKLPAGLRQSDQLPEPIFTPSTKAELGEHDENIDFARAEQLCGAEVAAQVRDLTIAIYQRARQFADTKGLIIADTKFEFGLIDGQLIWIDEALTPDSSRFWPKDLYQPGGPQPSFDKQFLRDYLETLDWGKVAPPPQLPDEIVEKTADKYREALQRLTGISL, translated from the coding sequence ATGCCCAAGATTCTGCTGCAGAGCGACTGCCCGACCCTCAAACTTGCCAGCCGCGGCAAGGTGCGCGACATCTATGACCTCGGCGAACACCTGCTGATCGTCACCTCCGACCGCATCAGCGCCTTTGACGTGATCATGGACCAGGGCATTCCCGACAAGGGGATCGTCCTGACCCAGATCTCCAAATTCTGGTTCGAGCAGATGAAGGACCTGGTGCCGAACCATATCGTCTCCACGGAAGTCGACGAGTTCCCGGTCTCTGCCCGGGCCTATCGGGAGCAGCTCGAAGGACGCAGCATGCTGGTCAAAAAGGCCGCGCCGTTGCCGATTGAATGCATTGTGCGCGGCTATGTCTCCGGATCCGGCTGGAAGGACTACCAGGCCCATGGCGCGATCTGCGGCATCAAGCTGCCTGCCGGTCTCCGGCAGAGTGACCAGCTCCCCGAACCGATCTTCACGCCGTCGACCAAGGCTGAACTCGGAGAACACGATGAGAATATCGACTTCGCCCGCGCCGAACAGCTCTGCGGCGCCGAAGTGGCGGCACAGGTACGCGACCTGACAATCGCCATCTATCAGCGTGCCCGACAGTTCGCCGATACCAAGGGGCTGATCATCGCCGACACCAAGTTCGAATTCGGGTTGATCGACGGTCAGCTGATCTGGATCGACGAAGCCCTCACCCCCGATTCTTCCCGGTTCTGGCCCAAAGATCTCTACCAGCCCGGCGGGCCGCAGCCGAGCTTCGACAAGCAGTTCCTGCGTGACTATCTCGAAACCCTCGACTGGGGCAAGGTCGCCCCGCCGCCACAGCTGCCGGACGAAATCGTCGAGAAAACGGCGGACAAGTACCGTGAAGCGCTGCAGCGCCTGACCGGA